Proteins encoded within one genomic window of Blattabacterium cuenoti:
- the purE gene encoding 5-(carboxyamino)imidazole ribonucleotide mutase — protein sequence MKIAIFCGSISDKIIMKSADKILNKFNISYKTYVISAHRLPDVLSEKIKKIEIEEGVELIIAGAGLSAHLPGFIASKTVLPVIGVPIYHDHNKNGSLGGIDALFSMVQMPKYIPVATVGINNAYNAALLAIHILSIKYKDIKESLLKFRMDAKEKLINEIE from the coding sequence ATGAAAATAGCCATATTTTGTGGAAGCATATCAGATAAAATAATTATGAAATCAGCAGATAAAATATTAAATAAATTTAATATAAGTTATAAAACTTATGTAATTTCAGCACATAGATTACCAGATGTTTTATCAGAAAAAATAAAAAAAATAGAAATAGAAGAAGGAGTAGAATTAATTATTGCAGGTGCTGGTTTATCCGCTCATTTACCAGGGTTTATCGCTTCAAAAACTGTTTTACCAGTTATAGGAGTTCCAATTTATCATGATCATAATAAAAATGGATCTTTAGGTGGGATAGATGCTCTTTTTTCTATGGTACAAATGCCTAAATATATTCCTGTTGCTACAGTGGGGATAAACAATGCATATAATGCTGCTTTATTAGCAATTCATATTTTATCCATAAAATATAAAGATATCAAAGAATCATTACTAAAATTTAGAATGGATGCAAAAGAAAAATTAATCAATGAAATAGAGTAA
- the purB gene encoding adenylosuccinate lyase — MKEYKNPLVERYSSKEMLYNFSSKKKFSTWRKLWLSLAEGQKELGLNINEEQIDDLKKHLDDIDWKRVAFYEKKFRHDVMAHLYAFGEKAILAKPILHLGATSAFIVDNTDLILIRDGLEIILNKLINVLFRLRNFTLEYHNTPTLAYTHYQPAQLTTVGKRSTLWMNSLLLDIEELEFRLKNLCFRGVKGTVGTAASFKELFNGDLQKVKNLERKISNRFGFKNIFSVTGQTYDRKVDTQILNLLSNVSQSSHKFSNDLRLLQNLKEIEEPFETEQIGSSAMAYKRNPIRSERIASLAKYVISLSNSSAMVAATQWLERTLDDSANRRLVIPQSFLATDAILLIWNNIIENIIVYPKMIEKHINQELPFLVTESIIVESVKKGSNRQEIHERIRIHSMNTNEKIKLKGKENDFIQRILNDNKIPIDEEKMNQILDHKKFIGFSSEQTLEFVDKQVNPVLNKFYHFINDSNMDLKI, encoded by the coding sequence ATGAAAGAATATAAAAATCCTTTAGTAGAAAGATATAGTAGTAAAGAAATGTTATACAATTTTTCTTCTAAAAAAAAATTTTCTACTTGGAGAAAACTTTGGTTGTCTTTAGCAGAAGGACAAAAAGAATTAGGGTTAAATATTAATGAAGAACAAATCGATGATTTGAAAAAACATTTGGATGATATAGATTGGAAGAGAGTTGCTTTTTATGAAAAAAAATTTCGTCATGATGTCATGGCACATTTATATGCTTTTGGAGAAAAAGCCATCTTAGCTAAACCTATTCTTCATCTAGGAGCAACAAGTGCTTTTATAGTGGATAATACAGATCTTATTCTAATTCGTGATGGACTAGAGATTATACTGAACAAATTGATTAATGTTTTATTTCGTCTTAGAAACTTCACTTTAGAATATCATAATACTCCTACATTAGCTTACACTCATTATCAACCAGCTCAATTAACTACTGTAGGAAAACGTTCTACTTTATGGATGAACAGTTTACTTCTAGATATAGAAGAATTAGAATTTAGATTGAAAAATCTTTGTTTTAGAGGAGTGAAAGGAACTGTAGGAACAGCTGCTAGTTTTAAAGAATTATTTAATGGAGATTTACAAAAAGTAAAAAATTTAGAGAGAAAAATATCCAATCGATTTGGATTTAAAAATATTTTTTCTGTTACAGGACAAACTTATGACAGAAAAGTAGATACACAAATATTAAACCTATTATCAAATGTTTCTCAATCTTCTCATAAATTTAGTAATGATTTACGTCTTCTACAAAATTTAAAAGAAATAGAAGAACCGTTTGAAACGGAACAAATTGGATCCAGTGCAATGGCTTATAAACGAAATCCAATTCGTAGTGAACGTATAGCGTCTTTAGCAAAATATGTGATTTCATTATCAAATAGTTCAGCAATGGTTGCAGCAACTCAATGGTTAGAACGAACTCTAGATGATTCCGCAAATAGAAGATTAGTTATTCCACAGTCTTTTTTAGCAACAGACGCTATATTATTAATTTGGAATAATATAATAGAAAATATTATTGTGTATCCTAAAATGATTGAAAAACATATTAATCAAGAACTTCCGTTTTTAGTTACGGAATCAATTATTGTAGAAAGCGTAAAAAAAGGATCTAATAGACAAGAAATTCATGAAAGAATACGAATTCATTCTATGAATACAAATGAAAAAATAAAACTGAAAGGAAAAGAAAATGATTTTATTCAACGGATTTTAAACGACAATAAAATACCAATTGATGAAGAAAAAATGAATCAAATACTTGATCATAAAAAATTTATAGGATTTTCTTCAGAACAAACTTTAGAATTTGTTGATAAACAAGTAAATCCAGTGTTAAATAAATTTTATCATTTTATTAATGATTCTAATATGGATCTTAAAATTTAG
- the ruvB gene encoding Holliday junction branch migration DNA helicase RuvB, with protein sequence MSSLEEDTLNPKKFKDFFGQHDVLDNLKIFIQATKKRKEALDHILFHGPPGLGKTTLAHVVANELCVNITVTSGSVLDKPGDLAGLLIHMSSNDVLFIDEIHRLSPIVEEYLYSAMENYKIDIIIDSGSNARSVQIDLSPFTLIGSTTRSGLLTAPMRSRFGINFRLTYYQKELLKNIVHRSAKILKIPITEEASYEIANRSRGTPRIANFLLRRIRDFAQIKGNGTIDINICNLGLKALNVDKHGLDEMDNRILTYIIDHFKGGPVGINTIATAVNENSETIEEVYEPFLIQEGYLIRTPRGRKTTMLAYKHVKKNFSKKKCK encoded by the coding sequence GTGTCATCTTTAGAAGAAGATACTTTGAATCCAAAAAAATTTAAAGATTTTTTTGGACAACATGACGTTTTAGACAACTTAAAAATTTTTATTCAGGCTACTAAAAAAAGGAAAGAAGCTTTAGATCATATTTTATTTCATGGACCTCCTGGTTTGGGAAAAACAACTTTGGCTCATGTTGTAGCTAATGAATTATGTGTTAATATTACTGTAACTTCTGGTTCGGTTTTGGATAAACCTGGAGATTTAGCAGGACTACTCATTCATATGAGTTCAAATGATGTTTTATTTATTGATGAAATACATCGTCTTTCTCCAATAGTTGAAGAATATCTATATTCAGCAATGGAAAATTATAAGATAGATATTATAATAGATTCTGGATCTAATGCTCGATCTGTCCAAATTGATCTATCTCCTTTCACTTTAATAGGCTCCACAACAAGATCTGGATTATTAACAGCTCCTATGCGTTCCAGATTTGGAATAAATTTTCGTCTTACTTATTATCAAAAAGAATTACTAAAAAATATTGTACATAGAAGTGCTAAAATATTAAAAATTCCAATAACGGAAGAAGCTTCTTATGAAATCGCTAATAGAAGTCGTGGAACTCCACGTATTGCGAATTTTCTACTTCGTAGAATTCGTGATTTTGCTCAAATAAAAGGAAACGGAACTATAGATATTAATATTTGTAATTTAGGATTAAAAGCTTTGAATGTGGATAAACATGGATTAGATGAAATGGATAATAGAATTCTTACATATATTATTGATCATTTTAAAGGAGGCCCTGTAGGAATAAATACTATAGCTACAGCTGTAAATGAAAATTCAGAAACTATAGAAGAAGTTTATGAACCTTTTCTTATTCAAGAAGGATATTTGATAAGAACTCCTAGAGGAAGAAAAACAACAATGTTAGCTTATAAACATGTAAAAAAAAATTTTTCAAAAAAAAAATGTAAATAA
- a CDS encoding carboxy terminal-processing peptidase, which produces MNSYLKFRNFKYIIIGFILVFLLSFCSQNSNEEKTHRVILKTIYKTLYFLHPNPVQINNDFSKKVYRKYLDNLDLQKHFFLQEDMNDLSSFKEKLDDDWINGDPTFFHITMKCFYKRIKEGEDLCLTILKKPFDFNKKEIFIPGELKHFYPKNKKEWTEKWRIFLKYLTLLFLEEKIINQNKQKNVFKNLNIWKNFFIKKEQESRKKVEETILESFRRLKMKKKSDWFSMYVNTIISQYDPHTNYFSSKEKENFDLSLSGKIEGIGVELKQDHKGYVTIVKLIVGGPAWKSNKIERGDKIIKVAKYPNSESYNIIGMLLENSIRLIRGKKGSKVKLTIQKKNGSTEDVILIRDVIEKKEIFAKSVTILDNKSQKYGLIYLPEFYFDPENKKGRNAVQDMKKIIQELKKKNIQGIILDIRNNGGGSLESAVEISGFFLGKVPIVQIGNNRLYGKIKILKNNIHPVLWEGPLVILVNELSASASEILAAAISDYKRGIIVGSFQTYGKGTVQTLFPIKKFPFFNQEELGTLKLTINKFYRINGSSTQLKGVNSDIVIPSNNGNKKMEKNQKNPMLWDHVSPISYSKIWKEKVNLEKIKLKSINRLKQKKKLLINIDKILELIEKQFSDKKSVSLNWKEFFYENLKVKKRNKNIVFLKNYFSKYRSRMIHPSYEIIDSSLEDKEWKKSLLKDFHIAESVNILRDFNG; this is translated from the coding sequence ATGAATTCATATTTAAAATTTAGAAATTTTAAGTATATAATAATTGGTTTTATTCTTGTTTTTTTATTGAGTTTTTGTTCCCAAAACAGCAATGAAGAAAAAACACACCGTGTTATATTAAAAACAATATATAAAACACTTTATTTTTTACATCCTAATCCTGTTCAAATAAATAATGATTTTTCTAAAAAAGTATATAGAAAATATTTAGATAATTTAGATCTTCAAAAACATTTTTTCTTACAAGAAGATATGAATGATCTTTCTTCCTTTAAAGAAAAACTAGATGATGATTGGATTAATGGAGATCCAACTTTTTTTCACATCACAATGAAATGTTTTTATAAAAGAATCAAAGAAGGAGAAGATTTATGTTTGACAATACTAAAGAAACCTTTTGATTTTAATAAAAAAGAAATATTTATTCCTGGAGAACTAAAGCATTTTTATCCTAAAAATAAAAAAGAATGGACTGAAAAATGGAGAATATTTCTAAAATATTTAACTCTTCTATTTCTAGAAGAGAAAATAATAAATCAAAATAAACAAAAAAATGTTTTTAAAAATTTAAATATTTGGAAAAACTTTTTTATAAAAAAAGAACAAGAATCTAGAAAAAAAGTTGAAGAAACTATTCTGGAATCTTTTAGAAGATTAAAAATGAAAAAAAAATCAGATTGGTTTTCTATGTATGTAAATACCATCATTTCACAATATGATCCTCATACTAATTATTTTTCTTCTAAGGAAAAGGAAAATTTTGATTTATCTCTATCTGGAAAAATAGAAGGAATAGGAGTAGAATTGAAGCAAGATCATAAAGGATATGTTACAATTGTTAAACTCATAGTAGGCGGTCCCGCATGGAAAAGTAATAAAATAGAAAGAGGAGATAAAATTATTAAAGTCGCAAAATATCCCAATTCAGAATCTTATAATATTATAGGAATGTTGTTGGAAAATTCTATTCGTCTTATAAGAGGAAAAAAAGGAAGTAAAGTAAAATTAACAATTCAAAAAAAAAATGGATCAACAGAAGATGTTATTCTCATTAGAGATGTAATTGAAAAGAAAGAAATTTTTGCAAAAAGCGTGACAATATTAGATAATAAGAGCCAAAAATATGGATTGATCTATTTACCAGAATTTTACTTTGATCCTGAGAATAAAAAAGGAAGAAATGCAGTTCAAGACATGAAAAAAATAATTCAAGAACTAAAAAAAAAAAATATTCAAGGAATTATTCTAGATATAAGAAATAATGGAGGAGGGTCTTTAGAATCAGCAGTAGAAATTTCTGGTTTTTTTTTAGGAAAAGTTCCTATTGTACAAATAGGGAATAATAGACTTTATGGAAAAATAAAAATATTAAAAAATAATATTCATCCAGTCCTTTGGGAAGGACCACTTGTTATCCTTGTCAATGAATTATCTGCTTCTGCTTCAGAAATTCTTGCGGCTGCTATATCTGATTATAAAAGAGGAATTATTGTTGGAAGTTTTCAAACATATGGAAAAGGAACTGTTCAAACTTTATTTCCAATAAAAAAATTTCCCTTTTTTAATCAGGAAGAATTGGGAACATTAAAATTGACGATAAATAAATTTTATCGCATTAATGGAAGTTCTACTCAATTAAAGGGAGTTAATTCAGACATAGTTATTCCAAGTAATAATGGAAATAAAAAAATGGAAAAAAATCAAAAAAATCCTATGTTATGGGATCATGTCTCTCCTATTTCTTATTCCAAAATTTGGAAAGAAAAAGTAAACTTGGAAAAAATAAAGTTAAAAAGCATAAACCGTTTGAAACAGAAAAAAAAATTATTAATAAATATTGATAAAATTTTAGAACTAATAGAAAAACAATTTTCAGATAAAAAATCTGTTTCTCTCAATTGGAAAGAATTTTTTTATGAAAATTTAAAAGTAAAAAAGAGAAACAAAAATATTGTATTTTTGAAAAATTATTTCTCTAAATATAGATCGCGAATGATTCATCCTTCCTACGAAATTATTGATAGTAGTTTGGAAGATAAAGAATGGAAAAAAAGTTTATTAAAAGATTTTCATATAGCAGAAAGTGTAAATATTTTACGAGACTTTAATGGTTAA
- a CDS encoding adenylosuccinate synthase yields the protein MPSNVIVGLQWGDEGKGKITDLLAKNSDYVVRYQGGNNSGHSIHINKKHLILHLIPSGVVYPDNKCIIGSGVVVDPQSLLQEIKKIESIGINTSKVFLEKRAHITLPYHRLLDKYKEEALGDKPIGTTHRGIGPTYEDKIARVGIRVLDLLNLKNFHKKLKDNLDYKNQIITKIYKRKPLSFQSIYEEYIEYAKFLLPRIIDSVYELHDAFKKKKKILFEGAQAMLLDINYGTYPYVTPSSTSTGGVCIGSGIPPIFLKNFIGIAKSYCTRVGYGPFPTEIRSPVNEIIREKGNEYGVTTKRPRRCGWLDLFALKYSCMINGINFLIITKLDVLSELDFIKVGIEYRSHGKKIQHFPANIDEKNIEIIYIDFPGWKKDISHIKEYDDLPINCKKYITFIEDYLNLEILLISIGSERNQNIIKNKSSFFKIFS from the coding sequence ATGCCTTCAAATGTAATTGTAGGTCTCCAATGGGGTGACGAGGGAAAAGGAAAAATTACAGATTTACTTGCTAAAAATTCTGATTATGTTGTCCGTTATCAGGGTGGAAATAATTCGGGTCATTCGATTCATATTAATAAAAAGCATTTGATTCTTCATTTAATTCCATCTGGAGTTGTCTATCCGGATAATAAATGTATTATTGGTTCTGGAGTTGTAGTGGATCCTCAATCTTTACTTCAAGAAATAAAAAAAATAGAATCTATAGGAATAAATACATCTAAAGTCTTCTTGGAAAAACGTGCACATATAACTCTACCTTATCATCGTTTGTTAGATAAATACAAAGAAGAAGCTTTAGGAGATAAACCTATTGGAACAACACATCGCGGAATTGGTCCGACTTATGAAGATAAAATAGCAAGGGTTGGAATCCGTGTATTAGATTTATTAAATCTAAAAAATTTTCATAAAAAATTAAAAGATAATCTTGATTACAAAAATCAAATTATAACAAAAATATATAAAAGAAAACCTCTTTCTTTTCAATCTATATATGAAGAATATATAGAATATGCTAAATTTCTTTTACCTAGAATTATTGATTCTGTTTATGAGCTTCATGATGCTTTCAAAAAAAAGAAAAAAATTCTATTTGAAGGAGCTCAAGCAATGCTTTTAGATATAAATTATGGAACATATCCATATGTTACTCCTTCTTCTACTTCTACAGGAGGAGTATGTATAGGATCCGGAATTCCTCCTATTTTTTTGAAAAATTTTATTGGGATAGCAAAATCGTATTGTACGCGTGTGGGATATGGGCCATTTCCTACAGAGATTAGGAGTCCTGTAAATGAGATCATACGTGAAAAAGGAAATGAATATGGAGTGACTACAAAACGTCCAAGAAGATGTGGATGGTTAGATCTCTTCGCTTTAAAATATTCTTGTATGATTAATGGAATTAATTTTTTAATTATCACAAAATTGGATGTATTAAGCGAATTAGATTTTATAAAAGTTGGTATAGAATATAGAAGTCATGGAAAGAAAATACAACATTTTCCAGCAAATATAGATGAAAAAAATATAGAAATAATTTATATAGATTTTCCAGGTTGGAAAAAAGATATTTCTCATATTAAAGAATATGATGATTTACCAATCAATTGCAAAAAATATATTACCTTTATTGAAGATTATCTAAATCTAGAAATTTTATTAATTTCTATTGGATCTGAAAGAAATCAAAATATTATAAAAAATAAATCTTCTTTTTTTAAAATTTTTTCATAA
- the surE gene encoding 5'/3'-nucleotidase SurE — MKKKPIILVTNDDGIRAPGIRALIQTMNSLGDVYVVAPNKPQSGIGHAITMDTILYCDSIKIDHGVQKEWKCSGTPVDCVKLAISQILPKKPDICVSGINHGSNSSINIMYSGTISAVIEAGIEGIPSVGFSLLDFDWNADFEPSKEYVHQIVKKILQNPIPKKIISLNVNIPKLKKKQIKGIKICRQAEAKWKENFDHRYDPKGRSYYWLLGDFVNFDKKLDTDEWALKNGYISVVPIKFDLTDYTLLNILRSWNFILFISFCIRKIII; from the coding sequence ATGAAAAAAAAACCAATTATTTTAGTCACAAACGATGATGGAATAAGAGCTCCTGGTATTAGAGCTCTTATTCAGACAATGAATTCTTTAGGAGATGTATATGTAGTTGCTCCAAATAAACCTCAATCTGGAATAGGACATGCCATAACTATGGACACGATCTTATATTGTGATTCCATAAAAATTGATCATGGAGTTCAAAAAGAATGGAAATGTTCAGGAACTCCTGTAGATTGTGTAAAACTAGCTATTAGTCAAATTCTTCCAAAAAAACCTGATATTTGTGTATCAGGAATTAATCACGGATCAAATTCTTCTATAAATATTATGTATTCTGGAACAATTTCTGCTGTAATAGAAGCTGGAATAGAAGGAATTCCATCTGTTGGATTTTCCCTTTTAGATTTTGATTGGAATGCGGATTTTGAACCTTCAAAAGAATATGTACATCAAATTGTAAAAAAAATACTTCAAAACCCTATTCCAAAAAAAATTATTAGTCTTAATGTTAATATTCCAAAATTGAAAAAAAAACAAATAAAGGGAATTAAAATATGTAGACAAGCAGAAGCAAAATGGAAAGAAAACTTTGATCATCGTTATGATCCAAAAGGAAGATCTTATTATTGGTTATTAGGTGATTTTGTTAATTTTGATAAAAAATTAGATACTGATGAATGGGCATTAAAAAATGGATACATCTCTGTTGTTCCTATTAAATTTGATTTAACAGATTATACTCTTTTAAATATTTTAAGATCATGGAATTTTATATTGTTCATTTCTTTTTGTATCAGAAAAATTATTATATGA
- a CDS encoding phosphoribosylformylglycinamidine synthase, whose product MNLRIYIKKRIPFDIYSRKLSRELKEMDISLSKVVVYYTYDIFHIKKEIFLDSLYKIFVDPVTDILCRKIHLKNPYFFIEFLPGKYDRRADAAMQCLKMIDPLSTVFIKTGQLIKLIGLTSSSHEDFYKIKRYCINPAFWKEKNIHEKIIYYPFFIRSVCNIPNNIHRKKKNDRLHKNDKKKNHSILDGFIHSTHEKIKNIHNTWGFSMELSDLLFIKKYFIQENRNPTEMELRILDAYWSDHCRHTTFLTTLIDITFDGKFKEIYQNIFNEYLKDRDLIGKSKDPINLMDLSSLPSKILYKKGILEKNYVFSKEHNACVIMVDVDIIHNNNKKKEKWYLLFKNETHNHPTEIDPFEGAYTCIGGAIRDPLSGRAFVYQSIRLSGAADPTFTKTLNGKLPQRKICREAAYGYSSYGNQVGVATTHIHEIYHEGYRAKRMEVGMVIGAVPVDAVKQKNPKKGDVILLVGGLTGRDGIGGATSSSKEYQCKNHHHHNNIQQIQQGNPIIERQLQRFFRKKEVVSLIKKCNDFGAGGAAIAIGELSNSSIIHLDKIPIKQNDLEAIEIALSESQERMSVVLNPSNVKTFINLAREENLISVPIAKVTDNKRIILYHKKKELFNLKSSFLNTGGSDKKKVVHVSSPDSISPFEKSKNITFSKKTFFNTLSLLNIASQKSLVEMFDSTVGGTTVLMPFGGKYQMTPSEGSAQKIPVLYGKTTTVSLASWGFHPEISIWSPLHGGIYAIVECISKIVSMGGYYKNTYLSFQEYYQKLGNDPKNWGKPFSALLGAYHAQMSFGIASIGGKDSMSGTYKNIHVPPTLIAFGVSTNSCSNVISPELKKIGNKIYFYHHRLLKKDMPDFDSMKKAYLQIYEGIRSGKIVSVKTIKDGGISIAIAKMSFGNRLGVSINCKNHLFEMNIGSLIIESSSSLSKDFILIGEIVSNKYLNFNGIHIDIDEAIEIWMKPLSSIFSKKIKKYRKNHKKIIFQKNKKGKKLVSSQKKILWKKKGVPRVFIPIFPGTNSEFESIYAFEKEKAIVKTYVFRNLNSKEIVESIYQMEKQIKSAQIFMLCGGFSAGDEPDGSAKFITSVLQNKNIKNAISQFLDHDGLILGICNGFQGLIKSGLLPNGKITLRNYKSPTLTYNEIEKHISQCVHIKIISDQSPWLNGMKNKIYILPVSHGEGRFYANEETINVLFNKRQVASQYVDFQGNPSLEIPYNPNGSVRAIEGLLSEDGRIYGRMTHPERCYDHGLLKNIPKIKEHSIFRNAVQYFL is encoded by the coding sequence ATGAATTTAAGGATTTATATAAAGAAAAGAATTCCTTTTGATATTTATTCTAGAAAACTATCTAGAGAATTAAAAGAAATGGATATTTCATTATCTAAAGTAGTTGTTTATTATACATATGATATTTTTCACATAAAAAAAGAAATTTTTTTAGATAGTTTATATAAAATATTTGTAGATCCTGTTACAGATATTTTATGTAGAAAAATACATCTAAAAAATCCATATTTTTTTATCGAATTCCTTCCAGGAAAATATGACAGACGCGCGGATGCTGCTATGCAATGTCTAAAAATGATAGATCCTTTATCTACCGTTTTTATAAAAACAGGTCAGCTAATAAAATTGATAGGATTGACTTCTTCTTCTCATGAGGATTTTTATAAAATAAAAAGATATTGCATTAATCCTGCTTTTTGGAAAGAGAAAAATATTCATGAAAAAATAATTTATTATCCTTTTTTTATTAGGAGTGTTTGCAATATTCCTAATAATATCCATAGAAAAAAAAAGAATGATAGACTTCATAAGAATGATAAAAAGAAAAACCATTCTATTCTAGATGGTTTTATTCATTCTACTCATGAGAAAATAAAAAATATTCATAATACATGGGGTTTTTCTATGGAATTGAGTGATTTACTTTTCATCAAAAAATACTTTATTCAAGAAAATCGTAATCCAACGGAAATGGAATTACGTATTTTGGATGCTTATTGGTCTGATCATTGTCGTCATACTACATTTCTTACTACATTAATAGATATAACTTTTGATGGAAAATTTAAAGAAATATATCAGAATATTTTTAATGAATATTTAAAAGATAGAGATTTAATAGGAAAATCAAAAGATCCTATCAATCTAATGGATTTATCGAGTCTCCCATCTAAAATTCTTTATAAAAAAGGAATTTTGGAAAAAAATTATGTGTTTTCTAAAGAACATAATGCTTGTGTTATCATGGTGGATGTGGATATTATTCATAATAATAACAAAAAAAAGGAAAAATGGTATTTATTATTCAAAAATGAAACACATAATCATCCTACAGAAATTGATCCTTTTGAAGGAGCTTATACTTGTATAGGTGGAGCTATTAGAGATCCTTTATCTGGAAGAGCTTTCGTTTATCAATCTATTAGATTAAGCGGAGCAGCAGATCCAACTTTTACAAAAACTTTGAATGGAAAATTACCACAACGGAAAATATGCCGTGAAGCAGCTTATGGATATAGTTCTTATGGAAATCAAGTAGGAGTAGCAACAACTCACATTCATGAAATATATCACGAAGGATACAGAGCTAAAAGAATGGAAGTAGGAATGGTAATTGGAGCTGTTCCAGTTGATGCTGTGAAACAAAAAAATCCAAAAAAAGGAGATGTTATTTTATTAGTTGGGGGATTAACAGGAAGAGATGGAATAGGAGGAGCCACATCCTCCTCTAAAGAATATCAATGTAAAAATCATCATCATCATAACAATATTCAACAAATACAACAAGGAAATCCAATTATAGAAAGACAACTCCAAAGATTTTTTAGAAAAAAAGAAGTCGTCTCCTTAATAAAAAAATGCAATGATTTTGGTGCAGGGGGGGCTGCAATAGCTATTGGAGAATTGAGTAATAGTTCAATTATTCATTTGGATAAAATTCCAATTAAACAAAATGATTTAGAAGCTATAGAAATAGCACTATCAGAATCTCAAGAACGTATGTCTGTTGTATTAAACCCTTCTAATGTAAAAACATTTATCAATTTAGCTCGTGAAGAAAATCTTATATCCGTTCCCATAGCTAAAGTAACTGATAATAAAAGAATAATATTGTATCATAAGAAAAAAGAACTTTTTAATTTAAAAAGTTCTTTTTTAAACACAGGAGGATCTGATAAGAAAAAGGTTGTTCACGTTAGTTCCCCTGATTCCATTTCTCCTTTTGAAAAATCAAAAAATATTACTTTCAGTAAAAAAACATTTTTTAATACTCTTTCTTTATTAAATATTGCATCTCAAAAAAGTCTCGTAGAAATGTTTGATAGTACTGTAGGGGGGACCACAGTACTAATGCCATTTGGGGGAAAGTATCAGATGACCCCTTCCGAAGGAAGTGCTCAAAAAATTCCTGTGTTATATGGAAAAACAACAACAGTCAGTTTAGCTTCTTGGGGATTTCATCCAGAAATATCTATTTGGAGTCCTCTTCATGGAGGCATTTATGCGATTGTAGAATGTATTTCTAAAATTGTTTCTATGGGAGGTTATTATAAAAATACTTATTTGAGTTTTCAAGAATATTATCAAAAATTAGGAAATGATCCAAAAAATTGGGGAAAACCATTTTCTGCTTTATTAGGGGCTTATCATGCACAAATGTCATTTGGAATCGCATCTATTGGAGGAAAAGATAGTATGTCCGGTACATATAAAAACATTCATGTTCCTCCAACATTAATAGCTTTTGGAGTCTCAACTAATTCATGTTCCAATGTGATATCTCCTGAATTGAAAAAAATAGGAAATAAAATCTACTTTTATCATCATCGTCTTTTGAAAAAAGATATGCCAGATTTTGATTCTATGAAAAAAGCATATCTTCAAATTTATGAAGGAATTCGTTCTGGAAAAATTGTTTCTGTAAAAACTATAAAAGATGGAGGAATCTCCATTGCCATTGCAAAAATGTCTTTTGGAAATCGTTTGGGAGTTTCTATTAATTGTAAAAATCATTTATTTGAAATGAATATAGGATCATTAATAATAGAATCCTCATCTTCTCTTTCAAAAGATTTTATTTTAATAGGAGAAATTGTTTCAAATAAATATTTGAATTTTAATGGAATCCATATAGATATAGATGAAGCTATAGAAATTTGGATGAAACCTTTATCTTCTATTTTTTCAAAAAAAATAAAAAAATATCGTAAAAATCATAAAAAAATAATTTTTCAAAAGAATAAAAAAGGAAAAAAATTAGTTTCTTCACAAAAAAAAATCCTATGGAAAAAAAAAGGAGTCCCACGTGTATTTATTCCAATATTTCCTGGAACAAATAGTGAATTTGAATCTATTTATGCATTTGAAAAAGAAAAAGCAATAGTAAAAACTTATGTATTTAGAAATCTAAATAGTAAAGAAATTGTTGAATCTATATATCAAATGGAAAAGCAGATAAAATCTGCACAAATATTTATGTTATGTGGAGGATTTAGTGCTGGAGATGAACCTGATGGTTCGGCCAAATTTATTACGTCTGTATTACAAAATAAAAACATAAAAAATGCTATTTCTCAATTCTTAGATCATGACGGATTAATTTTAGGAATTTGTAACGGATTTCAGGGGTTAATTAAATCAGGGCTGTTACCTAATGGTAAAATAACATTAAGGAATTATAAGTCTCCTACACTTACTTATAATGAAATAGAAAAACACATATCACAATGTGTTCATATCAAAATTATTTCAGATCAATCTCCATGGTTAAATGGGATGAAAAATAAAATATATATACTTCCAGTATCTCATGGGGAAGGAAGATTTTATGCTAATGAAGAAACAATTAATGTTTTATTTAATAAAAGGCAAGTAGCATCACAATATGTTGATTTTCAAGGAAATCCTTCTTTAGAAATTCCGTATAATCCTAATGGATCTGTTAGGGCAATAGAAGGATTATTAAGTGAAGATGGAAGAATTTATGGAAGAATGACTCATCCAGAACGATGCTACGATCACGGATTATTAAAAAATATACCTAAGATTAAAGAACATTCTATTTTTAGAAATGCTGTACAATATTTTTTATAA